The genomic DNA AACCTTACAGAAAACAGAGGGGCTCTTTACAATACCTTGCATGTATATTGCACTTTTTAGAAGCAATTTCCATGAATCACACATTCTCTTATTGAAATAAAATCTGGGCTGGAACAGAAGAAAAGAAGATGTGTGTTTTTCTGAttctaattatttattaattgagtCATCTCACCATGATATTTAGGCATTTAGAAGTAGGCCTATATGGAAGTACTTGTGTCTTAATTGCTTTACATTGTAGAATATTATTATCACATTAAAGAGCACTTCTGTAATCTTTTTAATGATAACTTTTCCCATTAAAAGTTCCTATCGGCTATCTGGTGTGTACGAATGGTGCATATAACTCATAATTAAGACAGTTTCTAATTTCTTTGTAGACCACAGGGGTCTTTTGTTTGAGATTGGATAGCATCTATTCATCCTGGGTTGGGCAAAGCACACTTTGTAAAAGCATCTCAGTGCGAATGCGGTTCTTTTTTTGTGCTTGAATTAATGTGTAATATCAGAATAAATGACCCCAACGACAAAGGTGTTTACGAGGTCCTGCATCGCTACTCTTGATGATGGACCGCATCTATCAATATATTACCTGAGGAGAGTTTTTTATGACAAACCCAAATCTGTCATTATAGCAGTGAAGGGTTGACATGCAAGACAGACCACAGCAAAGTTCTTGTTCAACTTAAAACACACTGCTGCAATACAAAAACTCAAACCTACTTTATAACATGCTAATCGTCAATAACTGCTCAATGCATCGCTTCAACTTTATTGCCAGCTACTGTATGGCGAGGCTTGTACAGTACTGGCATTGtttcagagagaaagagagagagaatattaAAAGGCAAGATGTGTATAATAGTGCTGTATAATTCCTTCAAGGCCAGACAAAACAAAATAAGATAGAAGCTTGCGTTGTTATATGAATCCCCATCAGATCTTAGAAAAAAGCAtttctgtcatttttatttttaataatatatacaatataactTTTGACTGTATTTAAAAGGtaaattgaatatatatttcAACTAGTTTAAGATAGCTACtgtaacataatatatatatatatatatatatatatatatatatatatatatatatatatatatataacatcttcACTCTTAAACCCACTGAAACATTGATACCATTTTAATAAATCCTTCAGAAAATATAACAATCAAACAAAAGAGAAGAGATTGTATTCAGAGTACATTTGCCATGGTTTATTTATGGCAAAAAGGGCAGTTTTAACAGGCTTGACTTTATCTGATAAATGTATCAGATAGCCTTTACTCCCCACTAATAGGGCttcaaaaatactttaaattgaACCCATTATACATTAGCACAGAAAGCTTCTGTAACTTACTTTGAATGGAATGTTATCTAAGGAGATTTCCTCTGCAATTACACAGGGTTAATGTAATTTGGGGTTAGATTGTAATGTTGATGTTTAGATTTCTTTGTAATCTGTTTTTAAAGCAGCAAACTTCCATTGGAGCTATCAACTGTATTTGTAAATGAAGAAATGCTAGGTGCCTGAGAGCTTTTCAGGTTCCTTTTTCAAAAAGATATGTTACAGTTGttttaatttatgtatgtatttatttatttatatatgtatttatttattttgctaatgtATTGTTTTTGGAAATAATAATTTGTAGCCTTAACACTCACAAAAAGTACCTTTAAACAACCTCCAAGGGATTCTATATACTGAGAAGAGAGAGGAGCGTCAATTTCAATTTACCCTTTTAACTAGTTTAAGGTTTGAATCCTggatttatttcaatattaagAACACAGTAGTTAACATCAGATGATTGTTTTCatggggtagcagtgtggagtagtggttagggctctggactcttgaccagaggggcatgggttcaatcccaggtgggggacgttgctgctgtacccttgagcaaggtactttacctagattgctccagttaaaaacccaactgtataaatgggtaattgtatgtaaaaataacttaattgtatgtaaagataatgtgatatcttgtaacaattgtaagttgccctggataagggtgtctgttaagaaataaataatatgtatttaactGAAAATCAGCTGGCCTATTTAAAAATAAGGACCAACTGTACATTTCAAGAACTACATCACAAACTGTAGTTTCTGATAAATGGCAATAGCAAAgcctttaaaacatatatatagtGCAATCACTGATTTATTGTCCAATgcaacaagctttttttttcaagttttactAAACATGTCTGTACATTGTGCATTTCCTCCTACAAATGGAGTGTGTTGTAAACCACCACTAACATCAACCATCCTAGAACATTTGGAGACACAAGAGGAAGCACCCGAGTTTTATAAAATTGGAACTTATGATACATGCCAATGATTCACTATCTGTGAGCTTGTCACACCAGAATATTCCGTTTATCAAAGTGTAAAATCATGTAAGAATTCTTATCTGAAAATTTGTAGTAGGATTACTTCTACTGTATTATCAAGATAACCAATCTGTATAGAAGATCTGTTAGGCTACATTCATTTGTAATCCTGGTAGGTGCAATAACCTTGGAAAGTGGCATTCTTTTTTAGAAACATAATAGAACATCGGACACCGCCTCAGCCAATCAAGATACAGTATGTCAGGTCATTATTTACCAGTGAACGCCCGCTAGCATAAACAAAAAGcctcattactgtgttttaaacaaacaatatcaatccgatttaattaaaacaagtaaacagaAAGATATATTTTGGGAGCTACTGTTAAAAATTCAGTGTACCAATGTTAGCAttaacaatgtcaaatatatttaaacgATCAACTTTTCTACTACAGTATTTCCCAAAAGAAAAATAACGAAcagaatggaatgttcttttctagatttgtgatgtcatcataccgcCATCGTGCTATCGTTTTCTAGACCGTTTTGTAAACCTGTATGGCCATTAATGCTTAAATATTAGTACCGGTATGCATAGTTCTGAATTAGACTGCAATTAGATCACTGAACACCTGCATACTGTATGCCTTTGCAAATATGTGTGTTACTTCTGGTCATGTATaggttaattgttttgtttgattcCCAAGAGTAATGAACCCATAATATAAAAATGTGCAGCCTGTTATATTGCTGTGTTAGTTTTTTACTACATTTCTAAAAGGTTTGCATTAGTTCATAATTGGTGTCTTCCAGGGGTTCAGTCTCACACACAGTCATGGACACTCCACTCTCTGTAGAAGTAGCAGACCCAGTTCTGTGGCTCTTCATCATTTCCTCAGAGCTTTGCATCTTCTCCAGTCCAAGGTTTTCACTCAGTTTTAAGGCTGATCCTTGCATTAACTTCTGTCCCAAGGCAGAGTTGTGTTCCATAATTTTACCACTGGGTGGTTTGTCTTCAGCTGATAGCATTGCATCAACTGAGCTGTTAGACTCCAAAAGTCTTGTTCTTCGATGCTCAGAACTGGGCCCACTACCAGGCTGTCTTGATGATGATACTTTATTGCATTCGGCAGCATGCACCAATATTGCATGAGCTGCCTCCAGTTCTTTAAGCTTCACGTCTTTCTGCTCCAAGGCTGCTTCCAGGCGATTTATGGCTGCCTGCTGTTGGGACACCTGGCTAGACAGCTCAAGGATGAGGCAAAGTCGATTTTTTTCATCAGAACTGACTTCAGACGGCACATGGCATGACCTCTCCTTGCCTGGAAAGGAAAGTGTCTCAGTATCAAGTCACACAATTTAAAATAGCAGTGACACTAGTTATACTACTGGGGccagtttcacaaaaaaaaatacaaaaaatacaaaacatgtctAGGCCTTAGCAGGCTAGCTAACAAGCTATCTTCTTTCTAACTGTTTCACAATACAGCATTACAAGACAGAGCATTTCAACACAGAACAGACTAGTTTTGCAAAGAACTAGCTTGTATTCATAATTAGATCTATTCTTTTGGTGTATTTTAATCTAGATTATACAAATGCTAACTAAAAGTGTTTTGTGAAACTGACCCCCAGAGTCTGtatttaatcattattattattattattattattattattattattattattattattattattattatgtagtggAAAATAAGTACTAAAGTttagtgtattttttaaactgaaaaaaattaagaaatttAACGAATGGTATATTTTGTAACTAAATCAATTTTATAACATCTCTTTTAATTTATAACTGGTGAATTAAATAGCATAGTTGCCTGCTATTTGAAAACTACTGCGCCTTCAAGAAAGAAATTGTCCTCAGCAAAACCAAAGAAAAAACCTAAAACAAGTACTTGTCATCAAGACTACATTAAGAATGAAATAGAGCACCTTAATCCATTCAGGATATGCTGTATAATCAGCCTGAAAGAGTCTCCTTGTTTTGGTTGGATAAGATATATCAATCACCTATCTGGCAGTTTAACAACAATTTAACATTGCACATGACAAATGATGT from Acipenser ruthenus chromosome 2, fAciRut3.2 maternal haplotype, whole genome shotgun sequence includes the following:
- the LOC117408680 gene encoding coiled-coil domain-containing protein 192, translating into MGNGASSRVGPEFKNVANAASLKRESIVSNIISQTPRSNKDMLAETRLTDMEISAQKTGLEEQLKILKNERSSMDVFEGSVNDIDKYIQQLEAEVKESQKHITILKQRNKRKVKKLQTELVQAKQEAALVAIEMKEKIRSIEERHSTRGKERSCHVPSEVSSDEKNRLCLILELSSQVSQQQAAINRLEAALEQKDVKLKELEAAHAILVHAAECNKVSSSRQPGSGPSSEHRRTRLLESNSSVDAMLSAEDKPPSGKIMEHNSALGQKLMQGSALKLSENLGLEKMQSSEEMMKSHRTGSATSTESGVSMTVCETEPLEDTNYELMQTF